One window of the Salvelinus fontinalis isolate EN_2023a chromosome 2, ASM2944872v1, whole genome shotgun sequence genome contains the following:
- the LOC129816807 gene encoding asialoglycoprotein receptor 1-like isoform X2 — protein sequence MDENEDKAWWRPESSHGYVHLLSASRSQWYMCAALCVTLTLSLSLLILMPSRFGSVDRKLSDLERSVSNLTESVSLHLSKLHEKVGCPDGWNLHNSSCYFFSAYRASWYTARDSCRSMDATLLILTDEEEWVFVNRMSVGRTFWLGLSDERTGEWEWVNRSPYIMDQSKWMPGQPDNWTGHSTGGTEDCAHITTSGKLNDNHCTVAYTFICKARPAPN from the exons ATGGATGAAAATGAAGATAAAGCATGGTGGAGACCAG AATCCTCTCATGGGTACGTTCATCTGCTGTCTGCTAGCCGGTCCCAGTGGTACATGTGTGCAGCACTGTGTGTtaccctcactctctccttgtctctgctCATCCTGATGCCCAGTCGGT TTGGCAGTGTGGACAGAAAGTTATCTGATTTGGAGAGATCCGTGTCAAATCTGACTGAATCTGTGTCCCTTCACTTATCAAAACTACATGAGAAAG TGGGCTGTCCTGATGGCTGGAATCTTCACAACTCCAGCTGCTACTTCTTCTCGGCTTACCGGGCTTCATGGTACACAGCCCGAGACTCCTGTAGGTCTATGGATGCCACACTGCTCATCCTAACTGACGAAGAAGAGTGG GTCTTTGTAAACAGAATGAGTGTTGGTCGCACCTTTTGGCTTGGCCTGTCAGATGAGAGGACTGGAGAGTGGGAGTGGGTCAACAGGAGTCCTTACATCATGGACCAGAG TAAATGGATGCCAGGCCAACCTGATAACTGGACAGGGCATTCTACAGGGGGCACAGAGGACTGTGCCCATATCACCACATCTGGGAAACTCAATGACAACCACTGCACCGTTGCCTATACATTCATCTGCAAAGCCAGACCAGCACCCAACTAA
- the znhit1 gene encoding zinc finger HIT domain-containing protein 1, whose product MVEKKIAVRSQDPGQRRVLDCATRQRRLTRQLEALEKDNFQDDPHASLPQLAKRLPQFDDSNESGKKRKKTRGDHFKLRFRKNFQAVLEEEELSGNEGPNYLTACAEPSKLPQRHFCAVCGFPSPYTCISCGARYCCVRCLGTHHETRCLKWTV is encoded by the exons ATGGTGGAGAAGAAAATAGCAG TGCGATCCCAGGACCCAGGCCAGCGGCGCGTTTTGGACTGCGCTACGCGCCAGCGACGCTTAACCAGACAGTTAGAGGCACTTGAAAAGGACAATTTCCAGGATGATCCTCATGCCAGCCTACCCCAGCTGGCCAAGAGGCTCCCTCAGTTTGATGACAGCAATGAGTCTG gcaagaagaggaagaagacaaGAGGAGATCATTTCAAATTGAGATTTCGGAAGAACTTCCAGGCTGTACTGGAGGAAGAG GAACTAAGTGGGAATGAGGGACCTAACTACCTGACTGCTTGTGCCGAGCCCTCCAAACTGCCGCAGCGCCACTTCTGTGCCGTGTGTGGCTTCCCGTCTCCCTACACCTGCATTTCCTGTGGGGCACGCTACTGCTGTGTCCGCTGCCTGGGCACACATCATGAAACCAG GTGTCTGAAGTGGACTGTGTGA
- the LOC129816807 gene encoding asialoglycoprotein receptor 1-like isoform X1: MDENEDKAWWRPESSHGYVHLLSASRSQWYMCAALCVTLTLSLSLLILMPSRFGSVDRKLSDLERSVSNLTESVSLHLSKLHEKVGSLELKLSDLKRSVLNMTERVSFHSSKLPKKVGCPDGWNLHNSSCYFFSAYRASWYTARDSCRSMDATLLILTDEEEWVFVNRMSVGRTFWLGLSDERTGEWEWVNRSPYIMDQSKWMPGQPDNWTGHSTGGTEDCAHITTSGKLNDNHCTVAYTFICKARPAPN; this comes from the exons ATGGATGAAAATGAAGATAAAGCATGGTGGAGACCAG AATCCTCTCATGGGTACGTTCATCTGCTGTCTGCTAGCCGGTCCCAGTGGTACATGTGTGCAGCACTGTGTGTtaccctcactctctccttgtctctgctCATCCTGATGCCCAGTCGGT TTGGCAGTGTGGACAGAAAGTTATCTGATTTGGAGAGATCCGTGTCAAATCTGACTGAATCTGTGTCCCTTCACTTATCAAAACTACATGAGAAAG TTGGTAGTCTGGAGTTGAAGTTATCTGATTTGAAGAGATCAGTATTAAATATGACAGAACGTGTGTCCTTTCACTCATCAAAACTACCGAAGAAAG TGGGCTGTCCTGATGGCTGGAATCTTCACAACTCCAGCTGCTACTTCTTCTCGGCTTACCGGGCTTCATGGTACACAGCCCGAGACTCCTGTAGGTCTATGGATGCCACACTGCTCATCCTAACTGACGAAGAAGAGTGG GTCTTTGTAAACAGAATGAGTGTTGGTCGCACCTTTTGGCTTGGCCTGTCAGATGAGAGGACTGGAGAGTGGGAGTGGGTCAACAGGAGTCCTTACATCATGGACCAGAG TAAATGGATGCCAGGCCAACCTGATAACTGGACAGGGCATTCTACAGGGGGCACAGAGGACTGTGCCCATATCACCACATCTGGGAAACTCAATGACAACCACTGCACCGTTGCCTATACATTCATCTGCAAAGCCAGACCAGCACCCAACTAA